The following proteins come from a genomic window of Miscanthus floridulus cultivar M001 chromosome 2, ASM1932011v1, whole genome shotgun sequence:
- the LOC136539067 gene encoding alkylated DNA repair protein ALKBH6 homolog has protein sequence MEDTTSQDAAAAAAERERQRPPSALALRSLADYATGAIPTLFYVPDFISHSEQSQLLHNIYQAPAPKWKTLKNRRLQNWGGVVHEKGLLPQTLPSWLTRITDRICQWTGLFPSAINHVLINEYHPNQGIMPHQDGPAYYPVVAIISLASPVVIDFTPHQRLKEQQDTDPQDLHAHGLPAPAETESNGSGSHERGATNGSDPSSSSLILMPCNLLVFKDQAYTDYLHGIQDNELHNLDKVENVSQCPELKHLHSDSILGSMSMDEQRGTFRRTATRVSLTCRLVLKVHKKLFKI, from the exons ATGGAGGACACGACGTCCCAagacgcggcggcggccgccgcggaGCGGGAGAGGCAGAGGCCTCCTTCGGCGCTGGCCTTGAGAAGCCTCGCTGACTACGCCACTGGGGCTATCCCAACCCTCTTCTACGTCCCCGACTTCATCTCCCACTCCGAGCAATCCCAGCTCCTCCACAAT ATTTACCAGGCACCGGCGCCCAAGTGGAAAACCCTCAAGAACCGGAGGCTACAGAACTGGG GAGGAGTGGTGCATGAGAAGGGGCTCCTGCCGCAGACCC TACCTTCATGGCTAACAAGGATAACCGACAGAATCTGCCAGTGGACGGGTTTATTTCCTTCTGCAATCAATCATGTGCTGATAAATGAGTATCATCCTAATCAAGGGATCATG CCACACCAAGATGGTCCTGCCTACTACCCTGTTGTTGCTATCATATCTCTTGCTTCACCTGTTGTGATTGATTTCACACCCCATCAAAGGCTTAAAGAGCAGCAGGACACTGATCCACAGGACTTACATGCCCATGGGTTGCCGGCGCCAGCTGAGACGGAGAGCAATGGCTCTGGCTCACATGAACGTGGAGCCACAAATGGATCTGatccttcatcttcatcacttatACTGATGCCCTGCAACCTGTTGGTATTTAAGGATCAGGCTTATACAG ACTACTTGCATGGCATACAAGATAATGAGCTACATAATCTGGACAAG GTCGAGAATGTGTCGCAGTGCCCAGAACTGAAGCATCTACATTCGGACTCTATCCTGGGGAGCATGAGCATGGATGAGCAGCG